The following coding sequences are from one Treponema parvum window:
- a CDS encoding ribokinase, with amino-acid sequence MKILCFGSLNIDYIYEVNTFVKAEETISSKSFSKKCGGKGLNQAAALAKAGSQTFLAGSVAASGKFLTDYCKKFNVDTGFVVENPEVETGHAIIQVDTHGQNCILLYSGANRTITTEHIDRVFNNFTAGDYVLLQNEINNIAYIMKKAKEKNIKIVFNPSPLDETVYEYPLDLVDIFIMNRVEGMALSGCKEEYGGDYKRLAQAIAKKFPHSRIVLTLGKAGALYLDDKTSCFQGIYDAPVVDSTGAGDTFTGYFISQLAGGQSIQKAMEIASKAAALAVSKKGATESIPYMEEVLSHQFK; translated from the coding sequence TTGAAAATCCTTTGCTTCGGTTCATTAAATATCGACTATATCTATGAAGTAAATACGTTTGTAAAAGCGGAAGAAACCATTTCCTCAAAAAGTTTTTCAAAAAAATGCGGAGGAAAGGGTCTTAATCAGGCGGCAGCGCTGGCAAAAGCCGGCTCCCAAACCTTTTTAGCGGGCTCGGTTGCCGCATCGGGAAAGTTTCTTACCGATTATTGCAAAAAATTCAACGTCGATACAGGCTTTGTTGTCGAAAACCCGGAGGTTGAAACAGGGCATGCCATAATCCAAGTGGATACGCACGGGCAAAATTGTATTTTACTTTACAGCGGAGCAAACCGCACTATTACGACAGAACATATCGATAGAGTCTTTAATAATTTTACCGCAGGCGATTACGTGCTTTTGCAAAACGAAATCAACAACATTGCCTATATAATGAAAAAAGCAAAGGAAAAAAACATAAAAATAGTATTTAATCCTTCGCCGCTGGATGAAACTGTATATGAATATCCGCTCGATCTTGTAGACATATTTATAATGAACAGAGTCGAAGGGATGGCCTTGTCCGGCTGCAAAGAGGAATATGGCGGCGATTATAAACGGCTTGCACAAGCAATAGCAAAGAAATTTCCGCACAGCCGAATTGTGTTGACATTGGGCAAGGCCGGAGCGCTCTACCTGGACGATAAGACTTCATGCTTCCAAGGTATCTATGACGCGCCTGTTGTGGACTCTACGGGAGCGGGAGACACTTTTACAGGCTATTTTATTTCACAGCTTGCAGGGGGACAGAGCATACAAAAGGCGATGGAGATAGCGTCAAAGGCTGCAGCTTTGGCTGTTTCAAAAAAAGGTGCGACCGAATCCATTCCTTATATGGAAGAGGTTCTGTCACACCAATTCAAATAA
- a CDS encoding helix-turn-helix domain-containing protein, whose product MIQPQADKKKKRIPYHFGEKLRAVRERKGYTLRTVAERAGVSESLVSQIERNRVSPAIDTLLGLAAVLDINLEFLFEEYRRDRPVKIIRKDEGRIVSEKDITFEEISHPETGNGERAFEAFILRVPVASHTHKGSYGHLGMEFGFIVRGKAELHYENLVYELNEGDSVSFSAGTPHVIYNIGQVPLEAIWVVTPPQRFVY is encoded by the coding sequence ATGATTCAGCCGCAGGCCGATAAAAAAAAGAAGCGCATACCCTACCACTTCGGAGAAAAACTCCGCGCAGTGCGTGAAAGAAAAGGATATACGCTTAGAACCGTTGCAGAACGTGCGGGAGTGAGCGAAAGTCTTGTTTCCCAAATCGAAAGGAACAGGGTTTCTCCTGCGATCGACACGCTTCTCGGACTGGCGGCTGTCCTTGATATAAACCTTGAATTTCTTTTTGAAGAATACCGGCGCGACAGGCCTGTTAAAATTATTCGAAAAGACGAAGGCAGAATCGTTTCTGAAAAAGACATCACGTTTGAAGAAATTTCGCATCCTGAAACCGGCAACGGAGAGCGCGCGTTTGAAGCATTTATTCTGAGGGTTCCCGTCGCTTCACATACGCACAAGGGATCCTACGGGCACTTAGGCATGGAATTCGGGTTTATAGTGCGCGGAAAAGCGGAACTGCACTATGAAAACTTGGTGTATGAGCTTAACGAAGGCGACAGCGTTTCTTTTTCAGCCGGAACGCCTCACGTTATCTATAACATAGGACAAGTGCCGCTTGAAGCGATCTGGGTAGTAACCCCGCCTCAGCGTTTTGTATATTGA
- a CDS encoding energy-coupling factor transporter transmembrane component T codes for MKQENKIVALYPLTKFYLAIVLVVLDIIMPGILSKLVIFVIINIIAAMSGVWKIFIRRVKNSVGLLFLILLFIQTFFYPKGEVIFSVWIFNAKLEGLLFALKLGFTLMGAGGSLIWLFSVTQEKDFVLALEKSVMSAKASYVVLSTLQMVPVLKKKSQTIMNAQKARGVETEGNLFVRAKVFVPTIIPLVLSSIAGIEERALTLEARGFSSGIKPTHLYDIEKTESDKKVVILITIFGVLGIAGRVALWLI; via the coding sequence ATGAAGCAAGAGAATAAAATTGTTGCGCTATATCCGTTAACTAAATTTTATTTGGCAATAGTTCTGGTTGTTTTAGATATTATTATGCCGGGAATTTTGAGCAAGCTGGTTATATTTGTAATAATAAATATTATAGCTGCAATGAGCGGTGTTTGGAAAATATTTATCCGAAGAGTGAAAAATTCCGTGGGGCTTTTGTTTCTGATATTGCTATTTATACAAACGTTTTTCTATCCGAAAGGAGAAGTTATATTTTCAGTTTGGATATTTAATGCAAAGCTGGAAGGACTTTTATTTGCCTTAAAACTTGGCTTTACATTAATGGGTGCAGGAGGCAGTTTGATTTGGCTCTTTTCAGTTACGCAGGAAAAAGATTTTGTATTAGCGTTAGAAAAGAGCGTAATGAGTGCAAAAGCTTCTTATGTGGTGCTGTCAACACTACAAATGGTTCCCGTTTTAAAGAAAAAATCCCAGACGATTATGAATGCACAAAAAGCACGAGGAGTGGAAACGGAAGGAAATCTTTTTGTAAGAGCAAAAGTATTTGTTCCAACAATTATTCCACTTGTATTAAGTTCAATAGCAGGAATAGAAGAACGGGCGTTGACATTGGAAGCCAGAGGTTTTTCATCAGGAATAAAGCCGACACATCTGTATGATATAGAAAAAACGGAATCGGATAAAAAAGTCGTTATACTAATTACAATATTCGGTGTTTTAGGTATTGCCGGGAGGGTTGCGCTATGGCTTATATAG
- a CDS encoding energy-coupling factor ABC transporter ATP-binding protein, with protein sequence MGIIEFKDVSFQYPNGFSAVENISFEINKEEAVAIIGQNGAGKTTTVKMINGLLKPTQGTVLVDGMNTKDYTTAQLSKVAGYVFQNPDDQIFHNNVEDEIRFGPKKQGLSEKEIAQKTEWAADLCRLSEQMQENPYNLPLSIRKFVSIASVLAMDGKILILDEPTAGQDLFGIKRLEDILKELKKENKTVVTITHDIEFAVNNFKKIFVMSHKNLLKVGSAKEIFSDEDLLKDSMLKKTYIGQLCDKLKSDKTAVTMEEFLSYYN encoded by the coding sequence ATGGGGATTATTGAATTCAAAGACGTAAGTTTTCAGTATCCGAATGGTTTTTCTGCTGTTGAAAATATAAGTTTTGAAATTAATAAAGAAGAAGCAGTCGCTATCATAGGTCAGAACGGCGCCGGCAAGACAACAACTGTTAAAATGATTAACGGATTATTAAAACCAACTCAAGGAACGGTTTTGGTTGATGGAATGAATACGAAAGACTATACAACAGCGCAATTGTCAAAAGTTGCAGGATATGTATTCCAAAATCCTGATGATCAAATTTTTCATAACAATGTGGAAGATGAGATTAGATTCGGACCAAAAAAGCAGGGATTGTCGGAGAAAGAAATTGCGCAAAAAACCGAATGGGCAGCCGATCTATGTAGATTATCGGAACAGATGCAGGAAAATCCTTATAATCTTCCGCTTTCCATTCGTAAATTTGTTTCCATTGCGTCCGTATTGGCAATGGACGGAAAAATATTGATACTGGATGAGCCCACCGCAGGTCAGGATTTGTTTGGAATCAAGAGATTGGAGGACATCCTTAAAGAATTAAAAAAAGAGAATAAAACCGTAGTTACAATAACCCATGATATAGAATTTGCGGTAAATAATTTCAAGAAAATATTTGTAATGTCACATAAAAATCTGCTTAAAGTAGGAAGTGCAAAAGAGATATTTTCCGATGAAGATCTTTTAAAAGATAGTATGTTGAAAAAGACATATATAGGACAATTATGCGATAAGTTAAAATCGGATAAAACAGCTGTCACAATGGAAGAATTTCTGAGTTATTACAACTAG
- a CDS encoding RluA family pseudouridine synthase has translation MNFDLKNGVRKRLDMILREKLPEFMCAPLSNGKIRRLIVAGGVSVDGKIVRSPSFSVCAGAVIKIRVDEEKLFFEKKTNDIEFELEEKNILFEDEYIILIDKPAFFPVEKTFLESRDNLHDALVRYLWKKNPHLLNPPYAGIMHRLDRETSGVILFTKQRSVNAAVHEMFDFYNNERRVSKVYRAVCSQRSGGIKHIGDKFSVEMFMGRISSKTKAGKWGRLSESDGGVFSHTDFFIKDEKNVGGKNLLYIEARPATGRTHQIRVHLSDIGLPIMGDSLYGGAPSLLPDGRIMLHSLSLSFTHPVSKKEMTVSSVLPDGFF, from the coding sequence ATGAATTTTGATTTAAAAAACGGCGTCCGTAAAAGGCTCGATATGATTTTGCGCGAAAAACTTCCGGAATTTATGTGCGCACCTCTTTCCAACGGAAAAATACGCCGCCTTATTGTCGCCGGAGGAGTGAGCGTCGACGGAAAGATCGTCCGATCTCCGAGTTTTTCGGTCTGTGCGGGGGCGGTAATCAAAATAAGAGTTGACGAAGAAAAATTATTTTTTGAAAAAAAGACGAACGATATTGAGTTTGAACTTGAAGAAAAAAATATTTTATTTGAAGACGAGTATATTATTTTAATAGACAAGCCCGCATTTTTTCCTGTGGAAAAGACTTTTTTAGAGAGCAGGGACAATCTGCATGACGCTCTTGTAAGGTATTTATGGAAGAAAAATCCTCATCTTTTAAATCCGCCTTACGCGGGAATCATGCACCGCCTTGACCGCGAAACCAGCGGAGTCATACTTTTTACAAAGCAGCGTTCGGTAAATGCCGCCGTACACGAAATGTTTGATTTTTATAATAACGAACGCCGCGTAAGTAAAGTGTATAGAGCCGTGTGCTCTCAAAGGAGCGGCGGCATAAAGCATATAGGCGACAAATTCAGCGTTGAAATGTTTATGGGAAGGATAAGCTCCAAGACTAAGGCCGGAAAATGGGGCAGGCTTTCCGAAAGCGACGGGGGTGTTTTTTCTCATACGGATTTTTTTATAAAAGATGAAAAAAATGTCGGCGGAAAAAACTTATTGTACATTGAAGCCCGTCCGGCTACGGGAAGAACTCACCAGATAAGAGTTCATCTTTCGGACATAGGTCTTCCGATTATGGGAGACTCTCTTTACGGCGGCGCTCCTTCGCTCCTGCCGGACGGCAGGATAATGCTGCATTCTTTGAGTCTTTCGTTTACGCATCCTGTAAGCAAAAAAGAGATGACCGTGAGCTCCGTGCTGCCGGACGGTTTTTTTTGA
- a CDS encoding NFACT RNA binding domain-containing protein: protein MSLNCNEINLILKELDLTGAFIQDIIQPGFDTVALCTYKNGAAKTVIICTKPNSCRINETCKKIPKNDKPLRFMEFLRSKIRGYKIASCKQIGLERIIKMELRHSGEDEYFNMFIRLWSGAANIILCDKNNNILDSMYRRPSKGEVSGRTYIPPEINKAENYEPAAADSANGITSIPTEPPPKDSYPIRRFDDIEEEYRKTNPSKGPLTFNQKVDIWYSEYAQALSREALLEQAKKWYNSHKSRQENALERLTVKQRNFKNAIYLKHQGDLILSCVGCAVDKSSNFLECRDFTTGSTVRIKIDPSKTVQENAAAYYNRYKKEMSGATELEYEIDSAKKALAALERSYEAIKKETNPIKIEQMLRKNLTPKQQEKKIRPGLDYTVDGWYILVGRDADENDELLRRHAKGSDLWLHTRDCPGGFVFIKNRAGKTVPLKILLYAGNLAVYHSKARKSKKADLYYTYVKYLRRAKNGPKGLVIPTQEKNLTIELDDRILKELDRIRAQEEEP from the coding sequence GTGTCGCTAAACTGCAATGAGATAAACCTTATTCTTAAAGAACTGGATCTGACAGGAGCCTTTATACAGGACATAATACAGCCGGGTTTTGACACCGTCGCGCTTTGTACGTATAAAAACGGCGCTGCAAAGACGGTTATAATTTGCACAAAGCCCAATTCCTGCCGTATAAACGAGACTTGCAAAAAAATCCCGAAGAACGACAAGCCCTTGCGCTTTATGGAATTTTTGCGTTCGAAGATACGCGGTTACAAGATCGCTTCATGTAAACAGATCGGTCTGGAACGCATTATTAAAATGGAATTACGCCACAGTGGTGAAGACGAATATTTTAACATGTTTATCCGATTGTGGAGCGGCGCCGCAAATATAATTCTCTGCGATAAAAACAACAATATACTCGATTCAATGTACAGAAGACCTTCAAAAGGCGAGGTTTCGGGCCGGACTTACATTCCGCCCGAAATAAACAAAGCGGAAAATTACGAACCGGCCGCTGCCGATAGTGCAAATGGCATTACGTCAATTCCGACTGAGCCGCCGCCTAAAGACAGCTACCCCATCCGCCGCTTCGACGATATTGAAGAGGAATACCGCAAAACGAATCCGTCAAAAGGACCTCTCACCTTTAATCAAAAAGTCGATATTTGGTACAGCGAATACGCTCAGGCGCTGTCGCGCGAAGCCCTGCTTGAACAGGCAAAAAAATGGTACAACAGCCATAAGAGCCGGCAGGAAAACGCTCTTGAGCGTCTGACCGTAAAGCAAAGAAATTTTAAAAACGCTATATACCTTAAGCATCAGGGCGACTTGATTCTAAGCTGCGTAGGCTGTGCCGTAGACAAAAGTTCGAATTTTCTCGAGTGCCGAGATTTTACTACAGGAAGCACGGTTCGCATAAAGATAGACCCCTCAAAGACCGTACAGGAAAATGCCGCAGCCTATTACAATCGATATAAAAAAGAGATGTCGGGCGCAACTGAACTTGAATATGAAATAGATTCGGCAAAAAAAGCCCTTGCCGCACTGGAGCGCTCGTATGAGGCGATAAAAAAAGAAACAAACCCGATAAAAATCGAACAGATGCTCCGGAAAAACTTAACTCCCAAACAGCAGGAAAAAAAGATCCGCCCCGGGCTGGACTACACTGTAGACGGATGGTACATACTTGTAGGACGCGACGCCGATGAAAACGACGAATTATTGCGCCGTCACGCAAAGGGAAGCGATCTGTGGCTGCATACGAGGGACTGCCCGGGAGGGTTTGTCTTTATTAAAAACCGCGCAGGAAAGACCGTCCCTCTTAAAATACTTTTATACGCAGGGAATCTTGCCGTTTATCATTCAAAAGCGCGAAAATCGAAAAAAGCCGATCTGTATTACACTTATGTAAAATATCTGCGCCGTGCAAAAAACGGTCCTAAAGGGCTTGTAATCCCTACGCAAGAAAAAAATCTGACAATAGAGCTTGACGACAGAATCTTAAAAGAACTCGACCGAATAAGGGCGCAGGAAGAAGAACCGTGA
- a CDS encoding PfkB family carbohydrate kinase, producing the protein MNMKDIANIAGVSISTVSKVVNDKAADISESTRKKVLDVIKKHKYHPYGLKSGAKYGMRILALIIPSVSKMYYGRLLESIEKEAAQNGYALSIFCSMFDENREHRLIMTVADGYYDGLVLVTFSGANASKYKNYKKPFVVIGVPFDHISSFYFDYVGMCERAVFELLEHKHKNIGCVFDDHSEEFIQGAKFAVSKAGLSADKLSCADLTSSTAGIGETSIAAGIEKEVEHLLSLGITAFFCGSVKIAACIYKLMDKSNWKIGRDVSLIAFEDEEVPDIFFPEISTVRINFENVASKAVNGLINFIDNGIIKTRSSKCDFLLKRTAGIAFPPSVKGREIVVIGSLNTDTILSLPHLPQTGETLMVRSKSSIPGGKGANQAIGAGRLNGQVSIIGRLGDDLKGHEIYRNLLNNNVNVEGIIFDARERTGSAYIMFDEKGNNTIAVYGGANDYFVADQLENAEKIISRSAYALIQTEIPIETVKTAINLCRKNGVKVILKPAPVVHIPPEFFKDLFLLIPNEMEARSMCPQKKTVEDQADFFIEQGIKNVIITLGEKGSFYTDGKTGVYYKAFDFTAIDTTGASDAFISALSVYLSEGNDMKSSIVFASYAAGLSVTKAGVQTSLPGREQLRDFERNSMKAACKP; encoded by the coding sequence ATGAATATGAAGGATATTGCAAATATTGCAGGCGTGTCCATATCAACGGTATCAAAAGTCGTTAACGATAAGGCTGCCGATATAAGCGAATCTACGCGTAAAAAAGTTTTGGACGTCATAAAAAAGCACAAATATCATCCGTACGGTTTAAAGAGCGGCGCGAAATACGGAATGCGCATCCTCGCGCTTATAATCCCTTCGGTCAGTAAAATGTATTACGGACGGTTGCTTGAGTCCATAGAGAAAGAGGCTGCACAGAACGGATACGCCCTTTCTATTTTTTGTTCGATGTTTGATGAAAACCGTGAACACCGTTTGATCATGACGGTTGCGGACGGTTATTATGACGGACTTGTGCTTGTGACATTTTCCGGAGCGAATGCTTCAAAATATAAAAATTATAAAAAGCCTTTCGTAGTGATAGGCGTTCCGTTTGATCATATATCGTCATTTTATTTTGATTATGTAGGCATGTGCGAAAGAGCCGTATTTGAATTGCTGGAACATAAACATAAAAACATAGGCTGCGTTTTTGACGACCATTCCGAAGAATTTATTCAGGGCGCGAAATTTGCAGTGTCTAAGGCGGGACTTTCGGCGGATAAATTATCGTGCGCGGATTTAACTTCCTCAACGGCAGGAATAGGTGAAACCTCTATTGCAGCTGGGATTGAAAAAGAAGTTGAGCATTTGCTTTCGTTGGGGATCACCGCTTTTTTTTGCGGCAGCGTGAAGATTGCCGCATGTATTTATAAGCTGATGGATAAGAGCAATTGGAAGATCGGCAGGGATGTTTCTTTGATCGCCTTTGAAGACGAAGAAGTTCCCGATATTTTTTTTCCGGAAATTTCTACCGTTCGCATCAATTTTGAAAACGTTGCCTCAAAAGCCGTGAACGGGCTGATAAATTTTATTGACAACGGAATCATAAAAACGCGATCTTCAAAATGTGACTTTTTGTTAAAACGGACAGCCGGTATTGCCTTTCCTCCATCCGTAAAAGGCAGAGAAATCGTTGTGATAGGAAGCCTTAATACGGACACTATTTTGTCCCTTCCTCATTTACCGCAGACAGGCGAAACTCTTATGGTGCGCTCAAAATCATCAATTCCGGGGGGAAAGGGGGCAAATCAGGCTATAGGCGCTGGAAGGCTTAACGGTCAGGTTTCAATTATAGGAAGATTGGGTGATGATCTAAAGGGACATGAAATCTATAGGAATTTGCTTAATAATAATGTGAACGTCGAAGGAATAATATTCGATGCCAGAGAAAGAACGGGATCGGCTTATATAATGTTTGACGAAAAGGGAAATAATACTATCGCCGTTTACGGAGGGGCAAATGATTATTTCGTTGCCGATCAGCTTGAAAACGCAGAAAAAATAATTTCACGCAGCGCATACGCCCTTATACAGACTGAAATTCCTATTGAAACCGTAAAAACGGCAATAAATTTATGCAGGAAAAACGGAGTAAAAGTGATTTTAAAACCGGCCCCTGTAGTGCATATTCCGCCGGAATTTTTTAAAGATCTTTTTTTGTTGATCCCGAACGAGATGGAAGCCAGATCCATGTGTCCGCAAAAAAAGACCGTTGAAGATCAAGCGGATTTTTTTATAGAGCAGGGGATAAAAAATGTTATTATTACTCTTGGAGAAAAAGGATCGTTTTATACCGACGGCAAAACAGGCGTGTATTATAAGGCTTTCGATTTTACCGCAATAGATACGACGGGCGCAAGCGATGCTTTTATAAGCGCGCTTTCGGTATACCTTTCGGAAGGCAATGATATGAAATCGTCGATCGTCTTTGCAAGTTATGCTGCGGGACTTAGCGTCACAAAAGCCGGTGTTCAGACGTCTCTCCCTGGCAGAGAACAGCTTAGAGACTTTGAAAGAAATTCTATGAAAGCCGCATGCAAGCCGTAA
- a CDS encoding energy-coupling factor ABC transporter ATP-binding protein: MAYIDIQDVNYTYPLAKTPSIADVNLSFQKGKIYAILGANGSGKTTLCNIIRGFIPNFFQGKIEGKVIVDGKNLEDYEMGELASKIGYVFQNPFNQITGARDTVYGEIAYGLENFGVPVEEIKQRVEKIMVITNTAYLQNKNPFELSGGQQQRVALASVLVLEPDILVIDEPTSQLDPQETERVFEIIQTMKKMGKTIILVEHKMELVAEYCDEVVILYQGKVIRHGDKHKVLSEIELEQFGVRLPLTVYLANELKKHGVRIEENIITTDEMAYQLQKIGKKE, translated from the coding sequence ATGGCTTATATAGATATACAAGATGTTAATTACACATATCCTTTGGCTAAAACACCAAGTATTGCTGATGTAAACTTATCTTTCCAAAAGGGAAAAATTTATGCGATATTAGGCGCAAATGGAAGTGGAAAAACAACACTGTGTAACATTATAAGAGGATTTATTCCTAATTTTTTTCAAGGAAAGATCGAAGGAAAAGTAATAGTTGACGGAAAAAATCTAGAAGACTATGAAATGGGAGAACTGGCATCTAAAATAGGATATGTTTTTCAAAATCCATTTAATCAGATTACGGGAGCCAGAGACACTGTATATGGCGAGATCGCATATGGATTGGAAAATTTTGGAGTTCCGGTAGAGGAAATAAAGCAGCGTGTAGAAAAGATTATGGTAATTACCAACACCGCTTATCTTCAAAATAAAAATCCTTTTGAGTTATCAGGCGGTCAACAACAGAGAGTAGCTTTGGCATCGGTGCTGGTTCTGGAACCGGATATATTAGTGATAGACGAGCCGACATCACAGTTGGATCCACAGGAAACGGAACGTGTTTTTGAAATTATACAAACAATGAAAAAAATGGGAAAGACCATCATTCTTGTTGAGCATAAGATGGAATTAGTGGCTGAATATTGTGATGAAGTAGTAATTTTGTACCAAGGGAAAGTAATTCGACATGGCGATAAACATAAAGTTTTATCTGAAATTGAATTAGAACAGTTTGGGGTTAGGTTGCCGTTAACAGTATATCTTGCAAATGAATTAAAAAAACATGGAGTAAGAATAGAAGAAAATATTATTACTACAGATGAAATGGCTTATCAGCTTCAAAAAATCGGAAAGAAGGAGTAG
- a CDS encoding vWA domain-containing protein has protein sequence MKKFTAFFLSSLLAAFFLSAQSGAADDLWVTQSDIRLVPKDGSDFSSVTGYDLYIKKKPGIESVLLTETTKDPEGKKDNYAYRALEWNAVNGDEIRYLDGKVLDSKYARYSLVDSSASEYDDMGECFHIYIPANIVFGYPWSRNGSVKIGRGFFINIRTFEKKYADYTGRYFDNPFMFDLGRPVERQPEIKAPEAAAPEAIPDPPKEISAGPVLTDAYNPVAAEKFKEISEELIYSAGPSTIIDDIMQPINSIAAGSTVDCVFAIDATGSMQDDIEKLRKEWIPRLLEDLKKFNRVRLGLILYRDYVDSWRYRNLPLRFFDFTDDLNVFLKNLNDFEIKGFEGGDIPEAVYEALYASIEFYRWRPAAVKKIILIGDAEPHPRPRGTGRYSKELIEELSVKKGISVNAIILPDDKASRGR, from the coding sequence ATGAAAAAGTTTACGGCATTTTTTCTTTCATCGCTGCTTGCAGCGTTCTTTTTAAGCGCCCAAAGCGGCGCTGCGGATGATCTTTGGGTTACGCAAAGCGACATAAGACTTGTGCCCAAAGACGGCAGTGATTTTTCATCCGTGACGGGCTACGATCTTTACATTAAAAAAAAGCCCGGCATCGAATCCGTTTTACTTACGGAAACTACCAAAGACCCTGAAGGGAAAAAAGACAATTACGCTTACCGCGCGCTTGAATGGAATGCGGTAAACGGCGACGAAATACGCTATCTTGACGGCAAAGTGCTGGATTCAAAGTACGCAAGATATTCTTTGGTGGATTCGAGCGCTTCGGAATATGACGACATGGGCGAATGCTTCCATATATATATTCCCGCGAACATAGTGTTCGGCTATCCGTGGTCAAGAAACGGAAGCGTAAAAATCGGCAGAGGCTTTTTTATCAACATAAGAACGTTTGAAAAAAAATACGCCGATTATACCGGGCGCTATTTTGACAATCCGTTTATGTTCGACTTGGGAAGACCCGTCGAGCGGCAGCCTGAAATAAAAGCGCCCGAAGCCGCCGCTCCTGAGGCTATCCCCGATCCGCCTAAAGAAATTTCAGCAGGTCCTGTTTTGACCGACGCGTATAATCCCGTCGCCGCCGAAAAATTCAAAGAAATTTCCGAAGAATTGATATATTCCGCAGGACCTTCGACTATCATTGACGACATTATGCAGCCCATAAATTCCATAGCGGCCGGTTCTACTGTTGATTGCGTCTTTGCGATCGACGCCACAGGCAGCATGCAGGACGACATTGAAAAATTGAGAAAGGAATGGATACCTCGTCTTTTGGAAGATTTGAAGAAATTCAATCGCGTTAGGCTGGGATTGATTTTATACCGCGATTATGTGGATTCTTGGCGGTACAGAAATTTGCCTTTAAGATTTTTTGACTTTACGGACGATTTAAACGTGTTTTTGAAAAATTTAAACGACTTTGAGATAAAGGGTTTTGAAGGCGGGGACATACCGGAAGCCGTTTATGAAGCCTTGTACGCTTCGATTGAATTTTACAGGTGGCGGCCGGCCGCGGTTAAAAAGATAATACTCATAGGCGACGCCGAACCTCATCCCCGTCCGCGCGGTACGGGACGCTATTCAAAGGAACTCATCGAAGAACTTTCCGTCAAAAAAGGGATAAGCGTAAACGCGATAATTTTGCCCGACGATAAGGCGAGCCGCGGAAGATAG
- a CDS encoding adenylate kinase, with the protein MNFIFLGPPGAGKGSLAVKVAQEYKIPHISTGDIFRAAIKNKTPLGIQVKAIIDSGSLVSDDITSALVKERLAEDDCKNGFILDGFPRTIAQANALDTFCPDATAVNFAIPEESVIRRLSTRRVCKKCGENYNIVSVPPKKEGICDKCGGELFQRDDDKPEAISHRMEVYREQTEPLIAFYREKGRLFDIDAEKPTAEVLKSFKMKFKI; encoded by the coding sequence ATGAATTTTATTTTTTTAGGACCGCCGGGAGCCGGTAAAGGCTCCCTTGCCGTAAAAGTCGCTCAGGAATACAAAATTCCTCATATTTCCACCGGAGATATTTTTCGTGCGGCAATAAAGAATAAGACACCGCTTGGAATACAGGTTAAAGCTATAATCGATTCCGGTTCCCTCGTAAGCGATGACATCACCTCTGCTCTTGTAAAGGAGCGCCTTGCCGAAGACGACTGCAAAAACGGGTTCATTTTGGACGGTTTTCCGCGAACGATAGCCCAGGCAAATGCCCTTGATACGTTTTGCCCCGACGCTACGGCAGTAAATTTTGCAATACCTGAAGAGTCCGTAATACGACGGTTGAGCACGCGCCGCGTATGCAAAAAATGCGGAGAAAATTACAATATCGTAAGCGTTCCTCCGAAAAAAGAAGGAATTTGTGACAAATGCGGCGGAGAGCTTTTTCAAAGAGACGACGACAAACCTGAAGCCATAAGTCACCGTATGGAAGTCTACCGCGAACAGACCGAGCCTCTGATAGCTTTTTATCGGGAAAAAGGGAGGCTTTTCGACATAGACGCTGAAAAACCCACGGCGGAAGTTCTAAAGTCATTTAAAATGAAATTCAAGATTTGA